One stretch of Bosea vaviloviae DNA includes these proteins:
- a CDS encoding UDP-glucuronic acid decarboxylase family protein, with protein MQKRILVTGGAGFLGCHLCERLVAQGHQVLAVDNYYTGRRENLSSLLGQPQFEVMRHDVTFPLYLEVDEIYNLACPASPVHYQRDPVQTTKTSVLGAINMLGMAKRLGIPILQASTSEIYGDPDVHPQVENYRGLVSISGPRACYDEGKRCAETLFYDYNRRHGVAIRVARIFNTYGPRMNLEDGRVVSNFIVQALRNEPITLYGDGRQTRAFCFVDDLVEGLMRLMNVTEPLDGAVNLGNPVETSMAEIANLIVSMTGSRSQIVFRPLPQDDPRQRCPDISRAQELLHWSPRVPLREGLERTIAYFDDVLSKMHDPVRRVEVARAS; from the coding sequence ATGCAGAAGCGTATTCTCGTCACAGGCGGCGCTGGTTTTCTCGGCTGCCATCTTTGCGAGCGCCTGGTCGCTCAAGGTCATCAAGTCCTGGCGGTCGACAATTACTATACAGGTCGCCGCGAAAATCTGAGCTCGCTTCTCGGTCAGCCTCAGTTCGAGGTGATGAGGCACGACGTGACCTTTCCGCTCTATCTTGAGGTCGACGAGATCTACAATCTCGCCTGTCCCGCTTCGCCGGTGCACTATCAGCGCGATCCCGTGCAGACCACGAAGACAAGCGTGCTCGGGGCGATCAACATGCTCGGCATGGCCAAGCGGCTTGGCATTCCGATTCTGCAGGCCTCGACCAGCGAGATCTATGGCGATCCCGACGTCCATCCCCAGGTCGAGAATTACCGTGGGCTCGTCAGCATCAGCGGACCGCGCGCCTGCTACGACGAGGGCAAACGCTGCGCTGAGACACTGTTCTACGATTACAACAGACGCCACGGCGTCGCGATCCGCGTTGCTCGCATCTTCAATACCTATGGCCCTCGCATGAACCTCGAAGACGGCCGCGTCGTCTCGAATTTCATTGTCCAGGCGCTGCGCAACGAACCGATCACGCTCTATGGAGACGGTCGGCAAACACGCGCCTTCTGCTTCGTCGACGATCTGGTCGAGGGGCTGATGCGCCTGATGAACGTTACCGAGCCACTGGACGGCGCGGTCAATCTCGGCAACCCGGTCGAGACATCCATGGCCGAAATCGCGAACCTGATCGTTTCGATGACGGGTTCGCGCTCTCAGATCGTCTTCAGGCCGCTGCCCCAGGACGATCCGCGTCAGCGCTGCCCCGACATCAGCAGAGCGCAGGAGCTGCTGCACTGGAGCCCCAGGGTCCCGCTGCGTGAGGGTCTCGAGCGCACGATCGCATATTTCGACGACGTGCTGTCGAAGATGCACGACCCGGTGCGGCGGGTCGAGGTTGCGAGGGCCAGCTGA
- a CDS encoding WecB/TagA/CpsF family glycosyltransferase, translated as MTSQTPLPHARIMGVNVSAITMADALHAIEDWIGRKAHHFVCITGVHGVIESQSDPALMAIHEHAGLVTPDGMPLVWMARKLGHRHTERVYGPDLMLQLSALSAQKGYRQYYFGGAPGLADRLRDRLTARFPGLAVAGTFSPPFRPIPADEDEEMVRMINDARPDIVWVGLSTPKQEYWMARHVGRIDAPVMIGVGAAFDFLAGTKRQAPLWMQRNGLEWLFRLVSEPRRLWRRYGKIVPQFMLGAGLQLLREKTAPTATHKRETVSREV; from the coding sequence ATGACATCGCAAACCCCTCTTCCTCACGCCCGCATCATGGGCGTGAATGTCAGCGCCATCACGATGGCGGACGCGCTGCACGCGATCGAAGACTGGATCGGCCGGAAGGCTCACCACTTCGTCTGCATTACCGGCGTCCATGGCGTGATCGAAAGCCAGTCGGATCCGGCGCTCATGGCAATCCATGAACATGCCGGGCTGGTTACGCCCGACGGGATGCCCCTGGTCTGGATGGCCCGCAAGCTCGGGCACCGGCATACGGAGAGAGTCTACGGCCCGGACCTGATGCTGCAGCTCTCCGCGTTGTCGGCGCAAAAGGGCTATCGCCAGTATTATTTCGGCGGCGCTCCGGGGCTTGCCGATCGCCTGCGCGACCGTCTCACGGCGCGTTTTCCAGGGCTTGCTGTCGCGGGCACCTTCTCGCCGCCATTTCGGCCGATCCCGGCCGATGAGGACGAGGAGATGGTGCGCATGATCAACGACGCCAGGCCCGATATCGTCTGGGTCGGGCTCAGTACCCCCAAGCAGGAATACTGGATGGCCCGACATGTCGGCCGGATCGATGCGCCCGTCATGATCGGTGTCGGGGCGGCTTTCGACTTCCTCGCCGGCACGAAGCGCCAGGCGCCGCTCTGGATGCAGCGAAACGGGCTCGAATGGCTGTTCCGCCTGGTGTCGGAGCCGCGGCGACTCTGGCGCCGCTACGGCAAGATCGTGCCGCAGTTCATGCTGGGAGCCGGCTTGCAGCTTCTCAGGGAGAAGACTGCGCCAACGGCTACCCACAAAAGAGAGACCGTCTCAAGAGAGGTATAA
- a CDS encoding NAD-dependent epimerase/dehydratase family protein → MSQKSVLVTGAGGFIGFHLVNYLKDRGYKVRAVDIKDPEYQVSSADEFRILDLREIEDCREAVHGVSEVYNLAADMGGIGYISGAHASITYNNTMISAQMLKAAHDAKVERFLFSSSACVYPQHLQDVPSVVPLKEEDAFPADPEPGYGLEKLYTEKLCQYFTEDYGFQTRLVRFHNVYGPLGTYDGGKEKAPAAICRKIAQANSGDTIEVWGDGKQTRSFMYIDDCVEGIYRIMRSDYSGPLNLGTDELVDVSGLVDIIAEIAGKTILKRFNTNRPQGVRGRNSDNTRLLDVLGWEPLIHLRQGLIPTYAWIEGQVKAGGADRQALIEPIPRVAAQ, encoded by the coding sequence ATGTCTCAGAAATCTGTCTTGGTCACTGGTGCAGGCGGCTTTATCGGCTTCCATCTGGTCAATTATTTGAAAGATCGTGGTTACAAGGTCCGGGCCGTCGACATCAAGGACCCGGAGTACCAGGTCAGCTCGGCGGACGAATTCCGGATCCTGGATCTCCGCGAGATCGAGGACTGCCGCGAGGCCGTTCACGGCGTGTCCGAGGTCTACAACCTCGCCGCGGATATGGGCGGCATCGGCTATATCTCCGGCGCGCACGCCTCGATTACCTACAACAACACGATGATCAGCGCTCAGATGCTCAAGGCCGCGCACGACGCCAAGGTCGAGCGCTTCCTGTTTTCGTCCTCGGCCTGCGTCTACCCGCAGCATCTCCAGGATGTGCCCTCGGTGGTGCCGCTGAAGGAAGAAGATGCGTTCCCGGCCGATCCGGAACCCGGATACGGGCTGGAGAAACTCTATACCGAGAAGCTGTGCCAGTACTTCACGGAAGACTACGGCTTCCAGACCCGGCTGGTCCGCTTCCACAATGTCTACGGACCGCTCGGCACCTATGACGGCGGCAAGGAAAAGGCACCCGCCGCCATCTGCCGCAAGATCGCGCAGGCGAACTCCGGCGATACGATCGAGGTCTGGGGAGACGGCAAGCAGACGCGCTCCTTCATGTACATCGACGATTGCGTCGAAGGGATCTATCGCATCATGCGGTCGGATTATTCCGGGCCGCTGAATCTCGGCACGGATGAGCTGGTCGACGTCAGCGGGCTCGTCGACATCATCGCCGAGATCGCCGGGAAGACGATCCTCAAGCGCTTCAACACCAATCGCCCGCAGGGCGTCCGCGGCCGCAACAGCGACAACACCCGTCTGCTCGATGTGCTGGGATGGGAGCCGCTCATCCATCTCAGGCAGGGGCTGATTCCGACCTATGCCTGGATCGAGGGGCAGGTGAAGGCGGGCGGAGCCGATCGTCAGGCTTTGATCGAGCCGATTCCGAGGGTTGCAGCCCAGTAG
- a CDS encoding exopolysaccharide biosynthesis polyprenyl glycosylphosphotransferase produces MPDVVTTVVPSAIAIAKPGYQLGANVAPAMRRQLVAAALLAGDLVALTIVAGILQLGAAIVAADTRIAMASLMLVWIPALCAAQACFGLYGSERAEPVDRLRRRTLGNVTAAAVVMIWLMIAAPPSHFWGFVVIGAALTVMLGFYVEALVRGVLLRHSLWTAPTILYGTMSACAALARNLVLRPELGLRPVAILTDDDGYVLSDVGQMADIPIITSGQANVISSRIEVALCASGDLRGEKADWLARLPLRQIFVVHDASALQVLNPQLRAMGGLLGLELRSAIHMPRNLRLKRLADLLVAIPLAVLALPVIVLFALAVKAVDGGSAFYAQPRIGRNGRIFNVYKLRSMYADAEARLAAHLGADSTARQEWERFFKLSNDPRILPGIGQFIRRSSVDELPQLWNVLRGEMSIVGPRPFPAYHSQCFDTAFQVLRTSVPPGLTGLWQVTDRSDGDLAVQKQQDSFYIHNWSFWLDFYVLLQTVPAVLLARGAK; encoded by the coding sequence ATGCCGGACGTTGTCACCACCGTCGTCCCTTCCGCGATCGCCATCGCAAAGCCGGGCTATCAGCTTGGTGCCAATGTGGCTCCTGCAATGCGGCGGCAACTGGTTGCCGCTGCGCTGCTGGCGGGAGATCTCGTCGCGCTGACGATCGTCGCCGGCATCCTGCAGCTCGGCGCGGCCATAGTGGCGGCCGATACCAGAATCGCCATGGCGAGCCTGATGTTGGTCTGGATTCCGGCGCTGTGCGCGGCACAGGCCTGCTTTGGGCTGTACGGATCGGAGCGCGCCGAACCCGTCGACAGGCTGCGCCGGCGCACGCTCGGCAATGTCACGGCGGCAGCGGTGGTGATGATCTGGCTGATGATCGCAGCGCCGCCCTCCCATTTCTGGGGCTTCGTCGTCATCGGGGCGGCCTTGACCGTTATGCTCGGCTTCTATGTCGAGGCGCTCGTCAGGGGCGTATTGCTACGTCACTCGCTGTGGACCGCCCCCACCATCCTCTACGGAACGATGTCGGCCTGCGCGGCTCTCGCACGCAATCTGGTTTTGCGGCCGGAGCTGGGGCTGAGACCGGTCGCCATACTGACCGATGATGACGGCTATGTTCTGTCCGATGTCGGACAGATGGCGGATATTCCGATCATCACCTCCGGGCAGGCCAATGTCATCTCTTCGCGGATCGAGGTCGCTCTTTGCGCATCGGGCGATCTGCGTGGGGAAAAGGCTGACTGGCTTGCGCGCCTGCCCCTGCGCCAGATCTTCGTCGTTCACGATGCCTCGGCGCTTCAGGTCCTGAATCCACAATTGCGGGCGATGGGAGGGCTGCTCGGGCTCGAGCTGCGCAGCGCCATTCACATGCCACGCAACCTCCGCCTCAAGCGCCTTGCGGATCTCCTGGTGGCGATACCACTCGCTGTTCTGGCGCTGCCCGTGATCGTCCTGTTCGCGCTTGCCGTGAAGGCGGTCGATGGTGGTTCCGCCTTCTATGCGCAGCCACGGATCGGCCGGAACGGCCGCATCTTCAATGTCTACAAGCTTCGCAGCATGTATGCGGACGCCGAAGCGCGGCTGGCCGCGCATCTTGGCGCCGACAGCACGGCGCGGCAGGAATGGGAGCGGTTCTTCAAGCTGTCGAACGACCCTCGGATCCTGCCCGGGATCGGGCAGTTCATCCGCCGGTCCAGCGTCGATGAGCTGCCGCAGCTCTGGAACGTCCTGCGCGGCGAGATGAGCATCGTCGGACCGCGGCCGTTCCCGGCCTATCACAGCCAATGCTTCGACACCGCGTTCCAGGTCTTGCGGACGAGCGTACCACCTGGCCTGACGGGCTTGTGGCAGGTGACCGACCGCAGCGATGGCGACCTCGCGGTCCAGAAGCAGCAGGATAGCTTCTACATCCATAACTGGTCGTTCTGGCTGGACTTCTACGTCCTGCTCCAAACCGTTCCGGCAGTGCTGCTGGCGCGAGGTGCGAAGTAA